One genomic region from Homalodisca vitripennis isolate AUS2020 chromosome 6, UT_GWSS_2.1, whole genome shotgun sequence encodes:
- the LOC124365613 gene encoding angio-associated migratory cell protein-like, with protein sequence MDDNDGNMGEDLMPVLSDDESEELFEEDVEEIIVLPQNLDGLEQNDSDDDQDIQEEIASPSSPVKDDSEFIFKKHTGPVFCCALDPINGNLAVTGGEDEKAYVWVTQTGEVVFECEGHKDSVTFVAFSHDGKYLATGDISGYIQVWKVATKTRIMVQVGSDYGGEFFHNFKNWMQWHHGTRALLYGQCNGDVFMWKVGSSQEENDSRFKLFVGYNVGTDCAVVMPDGRRMAVGYSDGGLKVFDLKSAQVLGNMAAGQAHSAAISGVDTHSDNNIIATGGGDGKVTLFKTQPLKVLWSFDCCEEDDVNAFVEAIVFSKDPNLPLLAVGTLIGKLHILDFTRQVVRHRCRQEAGICRVVWDRNSSVVFVGSLDGIIRLYDARNGKQQSQLRGHKETILDLFLSKDGNTLISASDDATSRIFAVSQPER encoded by the exons ATGGATGATAACGATGGTAATATGGGGGAAGACTTAATGCCAGTTTTGAGTGATGATGAATCAGAAGAGTTGTTTGAGGAAGACGTTGAAGAGATTATTGTTTTACCTCAAAATTTGGATGGACTTGAACAAAATGACTCGGATGACGATCAAGATATACAAGAAGAGATCGCCTCTCCAAGTTCACCTGTAAAAGATGACTctgaattcatatttaaaaaacatacag GACCAGTATTTTGTTGTGCCTTGGATCCCATTAATGGAAATTTGGCTGTGACTGGAGGTGAGGATGAGAAGGCGTATGTGTGGGTGACTCAAACCGGGGAGGTTGTCTTTGAATGTGAAGGCCATAAA GACAGCGTGACCTTTGTAGCGTTCAGTCACGATGGCAAGTATCTGGCTACAGGAGATATTTCTGGCTACATTCAAGTTTGGAAAGTGGCCACCAAAACTCGTATCATGGTTCAAGTAGGATCAGATTATGGCGGTGAGttttttcacaactttaaaaat TGGATGCAGTGGCACCACGGGACGAGGGCACTGTTGTATGGTCAGTGTAATGGGGACGTGTTCATGTGGAAGGTGGGTTCTAGCCAAGAAGAAAATGATTCACGATTCAAGCTGTTTGTCGGATACAACGTTGGTACAGACTGTGCAGTTGTCATGCCTGATG GTCGCCGAATGGCTGTTGGCTACTCTGATGGAGGTCTGAAGGTTTTTGACTTGAAGTCAGCTCAGGTGCTGGGCAATATGGCTGCTGGGCAGGCTCATTCTGCCGCCATCTCCGGTGTAGACACTCACTCAGACAACAACATCATTGCCACAGGAGGAGGTGACGGTAAAGTCACACTGTTTAAGACTCAGCCTCTCAAG GTACTTTGGAGTTTTGATTGTTGTGAAGAGGATGACGTAAATGCTTTTGTTGAAGCTATTGTGTTTAGCAAAGACCCCAACTTGCCTTTACTAGCCGTAGGAACTCTAATTGGTAAACTGCACATCTTGGACTTCACCAGACAG GTAGTTAGACACAGGTGCAGACAGGAGGCTGGCATATGTCGGGTTGTCTGGGACCGCAACAGTTCCGTGGTGTTTGTGGGATCCCTGGACGGCATAATCCGACTGTATGATGCACGAAATGGCAAACAGCAGTCCCAGCTGCGTGGACACAAAGAAACCATCCTGGACTTGTTTCTCTCCAA GGATGGCAACACTTTGATCAGTGCCAGTGATGACGCCACTTCCAGAATATTTGCAGTCAGCCAGCCCGAGCGGTAG